A portion of the Leptospira broomii serovar Hurstbridge str. 5399 genome contains these proteins:
- a CDS encoding ATP-binding cassette domain-containing protein: protein MLSSGTDEIVQISGLKVRSEEIYLLNDIDFCVRSGEIRVVIGESGSGKTTLVHFLLGLLNETLLTTWNSFRLFGEIFDSNSSSIKWADFRGRRISLIPQSSGSGFHPYRTVASQLLEYFSLINPKYSSREACIQLFRSVGLSDPESAWLSYPHQLSGGEKQRILVLLSVYSGAELILADEPTSALDPITGVGILTLLTKLVRENNRSLVFISHDLGSVTDFADIITVLKGGRIAETLIRENRLWSPKSEYARKLFEIDSSLPYTA, encoded by the coding sequence TTGCTTTCTTCAGGAACGGACGAAATCGTCCAAATTTCCGGGCTCAAAGTCCGATCCGAAGAGATATACTTACTTAACGATATTGATTTTTGCGTCCGGTCCGGAGAAATTCGGGTAGTGATCGGAGAGTCCGGTAGCGGGAAAACTACGTTAGTTCATTTTCTTCTCGGGTTATTAAACGAAACTCTTCTTACGACATGGAACTCGTTCCGATTATTCGGCGAAATCTTTGATTCCAATTCCTCATCCATAAAATGGGCTGACTTTCGCGGGAGACGGATCAGTTTAATTCCTCAAAGTTCCGGATCGGGATTTCATCCATATCGAACGGTAGCTTCACAATTACTGGAGTATTTTTCGCTCATAAATCCTAAATATTCTAGTCGGGAAGCTTGCATACAGCTCTTTCGAAGCGTCGGTTTGTCCGATCCGGAATCCGCTTGGTTATCTTATCCTCATCAGCTTTCGGGCGGAGAAAAGCAACGTATTCTAGTATTGCTATCGGTTTATTCCGGCGCCGAGTTGATTCTTGCGGACGAACCGACTTCCGCCTTGGATCCCATTACCGGTGTCGGAATTTTAACATTGCTTACTAAACTTGTGCGCGAAAACAATAGAAGCTTGGTTTTCATCAGCCATGATCTCGGTTCCGTTACCGATTTTGCCGATATTATAACGGTACTGAAAGGCGGGAGAATTGCAGAGACGCTGATTCGTGAAAATCGCCTCTGGTCACCTAAATCGGAATACGCGAGAAAACTGTTTGAAATCGACTCATCCCTCCCGTACACTGCTTAG
- a CDS encoding D-sedoheptulose 7-phosphate isomerase yields MDLKEIAARQIEASISTKQAILDKLLPDIVKAGQIVAEVLQKGNTVLFCGNGGSSCDASHIAAELVVRYKSGNERKALPALSLSADSAVLTACGNDYGYEEIFSRQVAAFGKKGDLLVGISTSGNSKNVIAAVEKAKSLSLKTIGFLGGDGGKMKNMSDFDLIVPSKETARIQESHILIGHIICSIVEYELFKME; encoded by the coding sequence ATGGATCTGAAAGAAATAGCCGCAAGACAAATTGAAGCTTCTATCTCGACAAAGCAAGCAATCCTAGATAAGCTTTTGCCGGATATCGTAAAGGCGGGACAAATCGTAGCCGAAGTTCTGCAAAAAGGGAATACGGTCTTATTTTGCGGAAACGGCGGATCGTCCTGTGATGCTTCGCATATTGCCGCGGAACTTGTAGTCAGGTATAAATCCGGTAACGAGCGAAAAGCGCTGCCCGCGCTCTCTTTATCGGCCGATTCCGCCGTCTTAACGGCTTGCGGAAACGACTACGGGTATGAAGAAATTTTTTCTAGACAAGTTGCCGCTTTCGGTAAGAAGGGCGATTTACTCGTAGGAATTTCTACCAGTGGAAATTCCAAGAACGTGATTGCCGCAGTCGAAAAGGCAAAATCTTTAAGTTTGAAAACGATCGGATTTTTAGGCGGAGATGGGGGAAAAATGAAAAATATGAGCGACTTTGATTTAATCGTTCCAAGTAAAGAGACTGCGCGTATACAGGAATCTCATATTTTAATCGGTCATATTATTTGTTCGATTGTGGAATATGAACTCTTTAAAATGGAATAG
- a CDS encoding LBBP_01157 family protein has protein sequence MAKKKKSSSFWNRLLFWRKSDRAETEREEPSVRESRGYTWELKDLREKVDRFFLTRKKASGLIFESPNLKLTKNNRHLFRLEGKEKSGREYSLVLATGNYLTEQNGKVTGVIFLTEAELNRLISSDQKNLKGILSGIQEPNWEEESWTVLQEDPELKKSSDSWKEILDWEPIWSQQVIINLRPNVLAVLLIFLGKEFEEFFHKNSAERVREMVSKELYFLNVSGNRNSPHSENVSLYEFDLAKKELESVLVRIRSKREK, from the coding sequence ATGGCAAAAAAAAAGAAAAGCTCCTCCTTTTGGAATAGGCTTCTTTTCTGGCGAAAATCGGATCGTGCTGAAACCGAGCGTGAAGAACCGTCAGTTCGGGAGAGTCGCGGTTATACATGGGAATTGAAGGATTTGCGGGAAAAAGTAGACCGATTTTTTCTCACTAGAAAGAAAGCCAGTGGGCTTATTTTTGAATCGCCCAACCTAAAGCTTACAAAGAATAATCGACATCTCTTTCGCCTGGAAGGAAAGGAAAAATCCGGGAGGGAGTATTCTCTGGTCTTAGCGACGGGAAATTATTTGACCGAGCAAAATGGAAAAGTTACTGGAGTTATTTTTTTGACCGAAGCCGAGTTGAATCGACTTATATCCTCCGATCAAAAAAACTTAAAAGGGATCCTGTCGGGAATTCAGGAACCGAACTGGGAAGAAGAATCTTGGACAGTTCTTCAGGAAGATCCGGAACTAAAAAAATCTTCGGATTCCTGGAAGGAAATCCTGGACTGGGAACCGATCTGGAGCCAGCAGGTAATTATCAATCTTAGACCGAACGTTCTTGCCGTGCTTTTGATTTTTCTTGGGAAAGAGTTCGAGGAATTCTTCCACAAAAATTCGGCAGAGCGAGTTCGAGAAATGGTTTCTAAGGAACTTTATTTTTTGAACGTAAGCGGAAATAGAAATTCTCCTCATTCGGAGAACGTATCTTTATATGAATTTGATTTAGCTAAGAAGGAATTGGAATCCGTTTTGGTTCGAATTCGGTCCAAAAGAGAGAAATGA
- a CDS encoding glycosyltransferase family 2 protein: MSEKSLESSKSTHKKKKGSISSVTSSSVQRFAKKLSVVVITYNEERNIADCIRSCRDIAEEIVILDSNSTDKTEEICRSFPEVKFFSQKFRGHVQQKNDAISLCKNEWILSLDADERLSEELKQSLRNFLNLPDDGSLDGLKTARLTFHMGRFIRFSGWYPQTKFRIFRKSKARWAGENPHDYLVVEGKGIKTTGDILHYSFRDLAQQVDTINKFSSIVAWTRSRKGRRFSLLRTIYKPFGKFLEIYFFKLGILDGFPGFTIAISSAYSTFLKEAKIYELGKKLIQRPSNLREDYEG; encoded by the coding sequence ATGTCTGAAAAATCGTTAGAATCCTCTAAAAGCACCCATAAAAAAAAGAAAGGATCTATTTCGAGCGTAACCTCTTCCTCGGTCCAACGCTTTGCAAAAAAGTTATCCGTGGTCGTTATCACATATAACGAAGAAAGAAATATTGCGGATTGTATTCGTTCTTGTCGAGACATTGCCGAAGAAATAGTTATTCTAGATTCCAATAGTACGGACAAAACTGAAGAAATTTGTAGGTCTTTTCCGGAAGTTAAATTTTTTTCCCAAAAATTCAGAGGACATGTACAACAAAAAAACGATGCCATCTCATTATGTAAGAATGAATGGATATTATCGTTGGATGCTGATGAAAGACTCAGCGAAGAATTGAAACAATCTCTTAGGAATTTTCTAAATCTGCCCGACGATGGGTCTCTGGACGGGCTTAAAACCGCTAGGCTTACGTTCCATATGGGAAGATTTATTCGTTTTTCGGGATGGTATCCGCAGACGAAATTCAGGATTTTCCGAAAATCCAAAGCTAGATGGGCGGGCGAAAATCCTCATGACTATCTCGTAGTCGAAGGTAAAGGAATCAAAACAACGGGGGATATCCTTCATTACAGTTTTAGGGATCTGGCCCAGCAAGTGGACACAATCAATAAATTTTCATCGATTGTGGCTTGGACAAGGTCGAGAAAGGGAAGACGTTTTTCTTTGCTTCGGACGATATACAAACCTTTCGGAAAGTTTCTCGAAATTTATTTTTTTAAACTAGGTATTTTGGACGGATTTCCCGGATTTACGATAGCGATTTCTTCCGCGTATTCGACTTTCCTGAAAGAAGCAAAAATCTACGAATTGGGGAAGAAGCTGATTCAGAGACCTTCCAATCTTCGGGAAGATTACGAAGGCTAA
- a CDS encoding O-antigen ligase family protein: MQVPISQNRHLGFQHLFSVAERASFYSFLLFLLAFPLSVSISQVFAGLSIFSFLLSGPHSRQKVRPFLLPWCFVLIAYFLVFLSSLVHVGEYSHFWRSFTRESEAGDFWLSFLFPIGAVHASNKANAKLLSGFLWSSLALLLVSGLVSIFSEYRLGKFISNGFQNAPGDRRQHPAGLLFGIQTYLPIGLMNTHLTYGGLLSLFLPGIFAKFWESLRNRSLSRFLLFSGVLLVSSWVFLLNQSKSAWLGVVFVCVFILLRSILETKYRLTGKLLLKGLLAGILLIAILGTGAKFLYEQNWLLQRTISQALQVQTPENQRYWIYKNSLPLLQLTPFLGVGGGKFKTSHRKISEKTISEQEQLWYELEITPNAHAHNDLLQFAIIGGWASAAFLVLFFFFLFRRIGIFNSDEKAPSLIGVGSLWVAGFFQCYLLDDEVVLPFYALAGILFGQQKGTSLASVKFTGIMLAIPFLLNLVFWIFRLQTPTELAYSRQVKSVDPVYAKQLEDRILPFRTAVNERANRLEKIITVPSTSGNTSAQIEGCLTHRFPNPPALRKEPYQIGIYIRPNAFNPPKEMKITIIGRESFDEDQLYWSHSQSDLATETIKLTSGWNTFIWKETSKLEPSPRFPEGVFFRDFKINWLGYDLSKPMDLPALDFGDLCDFKQ, from the coding sequence ATGCAAGTACCGATTTCTCAGAACCGACATTTAGGATTTCAGCACCTATTCTCTGTCGCTGAGCGTGCGTCTTTCTATTCCTTCCTTCTTTTTTTATTGGCATTTCCCTTATCAGTTTCAATCTCTCAAGTTTTTGCCGGGTTATCCATCTTTTCCTTTCTACTTTCGGGACCACATAGCCGGCAAAAAGTTCGACCATTTTTACTTCCCTGGTGCTTCGTACTAATTGCCTATTTTCTGGTTTTCTTATCCTCATTGGTTCACGTAGGAGAATATTCTCATTTTTGGAGAAGCTTTACGAGAGAATCGGAGGCCGGAGACTTTTGGTTAAGTTTCTTATTTCCGATTGGAGCAGTCCACGCCTCTAACAAAGCTAATGCGAAACTCTTGAGCGGCTTCTTGTGGTCTTCCCTTGCGTTGCTTTTGGTATCGGGACTCGTTTCTATTTTTAGTGAATATCGTTTAGGTAAATTTATTTCTAACGGATTTCAAAACGCACCCGGCGATCGTAGACAACATCCGGCCGGCCTTCTTTTTGGAATACAGACTTATCTACCGATAGGTTTGATGAACACCCATTTAACCTACGGAGGACTCCTCTCTCTTTTCCTGCCCGGGATCTTCGCGAAATTTTGGGAATCCTTGAGAAACCGGTCTCTTTCGCGATTTCTACTTTTTAGCGGAGTACTTTTAGTTTCTTCCTGGGTATTTTTATTGAACCAAAGCAAATCAGCTTGGTTGGGCGTAGTCTTCGTTTGCGTCTTTATTTTACTACGATCTATTTTAGAAACGAAATATCGTTTAACGGGAAAGCTTCTTTTAAAAGGACTCCTTGCCGGCATTCTTTTGATAGCGATATTAGGAACCGGAGCCAAATTCTTATACGAACAGAATTGGCTTTTGCAGAGAACCATCTCCCAAGCACTGCAGGTGCAAACCCCGGAAAATCAAAGATACTGGATTTATAAAAATAGCCTCCCACTTTTACAACTGACTCCTTTTTTAGGAGTCGGCGGCGGCAAATTCAAAACTTCGCATAGGAAAATTTCGGAGAAAACGATTTCCGAGCAGGAGCAGCTTTGGTACGAATTGGAGATCACACCGAATGCTCATGCACATAATGATCTACTCCAATTTGCCATCATAGGTGGATGGGCGAGTGCTGCGTTTCTTGTTTTGTTTTTCTTTTTCCTATTTCGTAGAATCGGTATCTTTAATTCCGATGAAAAAGCTCCTTCCTTAATCGGTGTCGGGTCTCTATGGGTGGCCGGGTTCTTTCAATGTTATTTATTGGATGACGAAGTCGTACTTCCGTTTTATGCATTAGCAGGAATTCTATTCGGACAACAAAAGGGAACCTCCCTAGCGTCCGTAAAATTTACCGGAATCATGTTGGCGATCCCGTTTCTATTGAATCTAGTTTTCTGGATATTTCGGCTCCAAACACCGACCGAGTTGGCATATTCGAGACAAGTCAAGTCGGTCGATCCGGTCTATGCTAAACAATTAGAAGACAGGATTTTACCGTTTCGTACAGCAGTCAACGAACGAGCGAATCGATTAGAAAAGATCATTACCGTTCCAAGCACCTCGGGAAATACTTCCGCTCAAATTGAAGGATGCCTAACTCACCGATTTCCAAATCCTCCTGCCCTTCGAAAGGAGCCATATCAAATCGGAATCTATATCCGACCGAATGCTTTCAATCCTCCAAAAGAAATGAAGATAACTATAATCGGTCGAGAGTCCTTTGACGAAGATCAACTTTATTGGTCTCACTCACAAAGCGATCTAGCGACTGAAACGATAAAATTAACGTCAGGGTGGAATACGTTTATTTGGAAGGAAACTTCCAAGCTAGAACCTTCTCCGCGATTTCCGGAAGGGGTTTTCTTTCGAGACTTTAAGATTAATTGGCTAGGTTACGATCTTTCAAAACCGATGGATTTGCCCGCTTTAGATTTCGGTGATCTATGTGATTTTAAGCAGTAA
- the guaA gene encoding glutamine-hydrolyzing GMP synthase, with product MNQRKVIGVVDFGGQYAHLIASRIRRLGAYSEILSNEESEDTYRGLAGLILSGGPESVYEEGSPAISARVFDLGIPVLGICYGHQLMMKLLGGEVKKAGIAEYGQASLDLDTKDGSELLKGYTGGEVVWMSHGDEVVHLPKGFQVTASSVDCKFAVVENISAKKFGIQFHPEVTHTQKGNELLKNFIRICGAEDTWDLTQYLSLKEEELRKTVPPDKKVFLLVSGGVDSTVSYLLLTKALGKDRVKGVLIDTGFMRKDEVKHLEENLAPQGIHLHVYDASNLFYSNLKGKTDPEEKRKIVGNLFLQAQEDCAKELGLNSDEWLLGQGTIYPDTIESGGTKHSHTIKTHHNRVEAIQKLMEEGKVVEPIKDLYKDEVRELGTYLGLPKQWTLRHPFPGPGLVVRMISQKQDTSELVQKELETILKEFPGVNGKLLPVASVGVKGDRRSYAHCAVLSGDKNWEDWNKISTYITNRSSSVNRVVLLVAPSKSSVKDLDFPFQRLDLDQENSDILREADATVESVLQERKIYGDIWQMPVVLLPIGNSPEERSIVLRPVNSQEAMTASFFPFQPEVLRDLERSLLSISKIRYVFFDLTNKPPGTIEWE from the coding sequence ATGAACCAACGTAAAGTCATAGGCGTCGTCGATTTTGGCGGTCAATACGCTCATTTAATCGCTTCCAGGATCCGAAGATTGGGAGCTTATTCCGAAATTCTTTCCAATGAGGAATCCGAGGATACGTACCGAGGACTTGCCGGATTAATTCTTTCCGGAGGACCGGAAAGCGTTTACGAGGAAGGGTCTCCTGCGATATCTGCTCGAGTCTTCGATTTAGGTATTCCTGTTTTAGGAATTTGTTACGGTCATCAATTGATGATGAAGCTCTTGGGGGGAGAAGTAAAAAAGGCGGGTATTGCGGAATACGGTCAGGCATCCTTAGACTTGGATACTAAAGACGGTTCGGAGCTCCTGAAAGGATATACGGGCGGAGAAGTGGTTTGGATGAGCCACGGCGACGAAGTCGTTCACTTACCGAAAGGATTTCAAGTCACGGCTTCTTCTGTAGATTGCAAATTTGCAGTCGTGGAGAATATCTCAGCAAAGAAATTCGGAATTCAATTTCATCCCGAAGTAACTCATACCCAAAAAGGCAACGAACTCTTAAAAAATTTCATCCGGATATGCGGAGCTGAAGATACCTGGGATCTAACGCAGTATCTTTCCTTAAAAGAAGAAGAATTACGTAAAACGGTTCCGCCGGATAAAAAGGTATTTTTACTCGTTTCGGGCGGAGTCGATTCCACTGTTTCCTATCTGTTGCTTACCAAGGCATTGGGAAAGGATAGGGTCAAAGGAGTTTTGATCGACACAGGGTTTATGCGAAAGGACGAAGTTAAGCACCTTGAGGAAAATTTAGCTCCCCAGGGTATTCATCTCCACGTTTACGACGCTTCGAATCTATTTTATTCCAATTTAAAAGGAAAAACCGACCCGGAAGAAAAAAGGAAAATCGTCGGTAACTTATTCCTGCAGGCCCAAGAAGATTGTGCGAAAGAGCTGGGTCTGAATTCCGACGAATGGTTGCTGGGCCAAGGAACAATCTACCCGGATACGATTGAAAGCGGCGGAACAAAACATTCGCATACGATTAAGACACACCATAATCGAGTCGAAGCGATTCAGAAATTAATGGAAGAGGGTAAAGTAGTCGAACCGATTAAGGATCTATATAAAGACGAGGTCCGCGAACTTGGTACCTATCTCGGACTTCCGAAGCAATGGACCCTCCGCCATCCTTTTCCTGGCCCCGGTTTAGTCGTAAGAATGATCTCTCAAAAGCAAGATACAAGCGAACTAGTTCAGAAAGAACTGGAGACTATTCTAAAGGAATTCCCGGGAGTTAACGGAAAACTTCTCCCGGTTGCCTCCGTCGGGGTTAAGGGGGATCGACGATCCTACGCGCATTGTGCCGTCCTTTCGGGGGATAAAAATTGGGAGGATTGGAACAAAATTTCTACCTATATTACGAACCGGAGTTCTTCAGTGAATCGTGTAGTCCTCTTAGTGGCTCCGAGTAAATCCTCCGTAAAGGATTTAGATTTTCCGTTTCAGCGTCTCGACTTAGACCAAGAAAATTCGGACATATTAAGAGAAGCGGATGCGACGGTCGAAAGCGTTTTACAAGAAAGGAAAATTTACGGAGACATCTGGCAAATGCCGGTAGTTTTACTTCCTATCGGTAATTCTCCGGAAGAAAGAAGTATAGTTCTGCGACCGGTCAACTCTCAAGAAGCTATGACTGCGAGTTTCTTTCCGTTCCAACCGGAAGTTTTACGAGATTTAGAAAGAAGTCTTCTTTCAATTTCGAAGATTCGCTATGTGTTCTTTGACTTAACGAACAAGCCGCCGGGAACGATCGAGTGGGAATAG
- the queF gene encoding preQ(1) synthase, translated as MDDRQQETGASSYDGRQDHIPTLKLPEIESFANVYEGKDYTIDFTIPEFTAVCPKTGLPDFGTIEISYVPRDRCIELKSLKEYILAFRNLGIFHENVVNRILEDLVKSVEPKFVRVKGDYNLRGGIKTVVTREYRLEGN; from the coding sequence ATGGACGACCGACAGCAAGAAACAGGAGCATCTTCCTATGACGGAAGGCAGGATCATATTCCCACCCTGAAACTTCCCGAGATAGAATCTTTCGCCAATGTGTACGAAGGGAAGGATTACACAATCGATTTTACCATACCGGAATTTACCGCAGTTTGTCCAAAAACCGGGTTGCCCGATTTCGGAACCATCGAAATCAGTTACGTTCCTAGAGATCGTTGCATCGAATTGAAGTCTTTAAAGGAATACATTTTAGCGTTCAGAAATCTCGGAATTTTTCATGAAAACGTTGTAAATCGAATCCTAGAGGATTTAGTAAAATCCGTGGAGCCGAAATTCGTGAGAGTAAAAGGCGATTATAATCTTCGGGGTGGAATTAAAACCGTCGTTACTAGAGAATACCGGTTAGAAGGCAATTAG
- a CDS encoding SemiSWEET transporter, whose product MEPGSWIGYLASLLTTISFVPQVVKVVLEGKTRDISRNMYVVLSVGVGLWLAYGIIREDLPIILANAFTLIFTTTILYFKLKEKEES is encoded by the coding sequence ATGGAACCAGGAAGCTGGATTGGCTACCTCGCCTCTCTTCTAACGACTATCTCCTTCGTTCCGCAGGTAGTAAAAGTGGTTTTAGAGGGAAAAACCCGGGACATCTCGCGAAACATGTATGTCGTTTTATCCGTTGGGGTCGGTCTTTGGTTGGCCTATGGAATCATCCGAGAAGATTTGCCGATTATCCTTGCAAATGCCTTTACGCTAATTTTTACTACGACGATTCTATACTTCAAATTGAAGGAAAAGGAAGAATCCTAA
- the lsa33 gene encoding surface adhesin Lsa33, translating to MKRITIVCILIVTALLADCRKAKEDLQGGVITFVKGTVKLFDKVGKEKPGAVNAFLLPEDRIETGKDSYADLQLADGVVIRIKENTVLAMKKIFVDSKNGEIFADLNLNKGKIFSKVATKLSKTSQFNVTTPTVVASVRGTDFQVEENGKAANTLVSNGSVSVTDADDPNKQVVAEAGKKVSSDGKELTEGELSDAERQELENDSATIQSITEEQRAKIQEILKDFQENKALILQGLEDQKQRNKDLIEGAKEENRKLLEDTKNAGKEEKEAIRKSGVEEKEKVKSSMDDAKKDLENQRKSLKEQALPK from the coding sequence ATGAAACGTATTACTATCGTTTGCATATTGATTGTGACGGCGCTATTAGCGGACTGTCGCAAAGCGAAGGAAGATTTGCAGGGTGGGGTGATCACCTTTGTAAAAGGAACCGTTAAATTATTCGACAAAGTCGGAAAGGAAAAGCCGGGAGCGGTGAATGCCTTTTTACTTCCGGAAGATCGCATTGAAACCGGTAAAGATTCTTATGCGGATTTACAGCTTGCTGACGGAGTAGTGATTCGGATCAAAGAAAACACGGTCCTTGCTATGAAAAAGATCTTTGTGGATTCCAAAAACGGAGAAATCTTTGCGGATCTCAACTTAAACAAAGGGAAAATCTTTTCTAAAGTCGCAACCAAATTGAGTAAAACCAGCCAATTCAACGTCACTACACCGACAGTCGTAGCCTCCGTAAGGGGAACTGATTTCCAAGTGGAAGAAAATGGTAAGGCCGCAAATACATTGGTGTCCAACGGATCCGTTTCGGTTACCGATGCGGACGATCCGAACAAACAAGTAGTTGCTGAAGCAGGCAAGAAAGTCAGCTCCGATGGAAAAGAGCTAACGGAGGGAGAACTTTCCGATGCAGAGCGTCAAGAATTAGAAAATGATTCCGCTACGATTCAATCGATAACGGAAGAGCAGAGGGCAAAAATCCAAGAAATTCTAAAAGATTTCCAAGAAAATAAAGCTCTTATACTCCAAGGATTGGAAGATCAAAAACAAAGAAATAAGGATCTAATCGAAGGTGCAAAAGAGGAAAATCGCAAACTTTTAGAAGATACTAAAAATGCCGGTAAGGAAGAGAAAGAGGCAATACGTAAATCGGGCGTCGAAGAAAAAGAAAAAGTAAAATCATCGATGGACGACGCTAAGAAAGACCTAGAGAATCAACGAAAGTCTCTGAAAGAACAAGCGCTTCCAAAATAA
- a CDS encoding ferredoxin, with product MAQTKIAYVDKDNCTSCNQCADNLPKYFQMDDNDTSETHIGGDQINQAPIPEEEWKIVQKEMDECPGECIHWKK from the coding sequence ATGGCACAGACTAAAATAGCCTATGTAGACAAGGATAACTGCACTTCCTGTAATCAGTGTGCGGATAACCTTCCGAAGTACTTTCAAATGGACGATAACGATACTTCCGAAACTCATATCGGTGGAGATCAGATTAACCAAGCTCCAATTCCGGAAGAGGAATGGAAAATCGTTCAGAAAGAAATGGATGAATGCCCCGGTGAGTGCATTCATTGGAAAAAGTAA
- the fliM gene encoding flagellar motor switch protein FliM → MTEILSQDEIDALLNAISSGEVSEDEYSSVGEQKKVKIYDFKRPDKFSKDQIRTLQMMHETFARLATTGLSAQLRALVHVHVAAVDQLTYEEFIRSIPNPTTLAVINMDPLRGSAILEIDPSISFTIIDRLFGGKGETAKISRELSEIEMSVMEGIIVRILGNMREAWSTVIDLRPRLGNIETNPQFAQVVPPNDMVVLINLETKIGEVEGLTNLCIPYITIEPIINKLSAQYWYSSIRKGELDENRSIIQERLDQVQIPVIAEVGSVDISILDFMNLTVGDVVKLENTTTRADMLVKVGERKKFKCLPGRVGNRLAIQIGDRVEDIPDELLGSTRSEQEY, encoded by the coding sequence ATGACCGAAATTCTATCGCAAGATGAAATCGATGCCCTACTCAACGCCATCTCGAGTGGAGAAGTTAGCGAAGACGAATATTCTTCGGTAGGCGAACAAAAAAAGGTTAAAATCTACGATTTCAAGCGTCCGGATAAGTTCTCAAAAGACCAAATCCGTACTCTACAAATGATGCACGAAACCTTTGCTCGATTAGCAACTACAGGATTATCCGCGCAGTTGCGAGCGCTCGTCCATGTGCACGTCGCCGCGGTAGACCAGTTGACCTACGAGGAATTTATCCGGTCCATCCCGAATCCAACCACGCTTGCGGTCATCAATATGGACCCGTTACGAGGGTCGGCGATTTTGGAAATCGATCCCTCGATTTCGTTTACGATTATCGACCGTCTCTTCGGGGGGAAAGGTGAGACAGCTAAGATATCCCGAGAGCTCTCCGAAATCGAGATGAGCGTAATGGAAGGGATTATCGTTCGAATCCTGGGAAATATGAGAGAGGCATGGTCGACGGTAATCGATCTCCGACCTCGATTGGGGAATATCGAAACAAATCCACAGTTCGCTCAGGTGGTTCCCCCCAATGACATGGTGGTCTTAATAAATTTGGAGACCAAAATCGGGGAGGTAGAGGGTTTAACCAACCTTTGTATTCCATATATAACGATCGAGCCTATCATTAATAAACTTTCCGCTCAATACTGGTATTCTTCCATTCGTAAAGGCGAATTGGATGAGAACAGATCGATTATTCAGGAACGGTTGGATCAGGTTCAGATTCCGGTGATAGCCGAAGTCGGATCCGTCGATATTTCGATTTTGGATTTTATGAATTTAACGGTCGGAGACGTCGTTAAGCTGGAGAATACCACAACTCGAGCGGACATGCTTGTGAAAGTCGGAGAGCGGAAGAAATTCAAATGTCTTCCCGGGCGGGTCGGAAATCGTCTTGCGATTCAAATCGGAGATAGGGTGGAAGATATTCCGGACGAATTACTCGGATCTACACGTTCCGAACAGGAATATTAA
- a CDS encoding peptidylprolyl isomerase, whose protein sequence is MNRLLIISLISVVVIGACKNNPYSEQKYRPEPYTLPQVTVHRLDQNYLGLPDKPGIYAVIQTSQGDLVAELFDKDAPKTVQNFIDLAQGEKEFTARNGQKQKKPFYDGLTFHRVIEGFMIQGGCPNGDGTGGPGYRFEDEINAKSLGLDKQRVGQVPYYTGQLQRVVIQEMGIKSMREFEDKKEEFEKNFEQAKNLSVMEVLYRLGYRYNEVVNSHRSIKGALAMANAGPNTNGSQFFINQVDTPHLDGLHTIFGQIVRGSEVVDKIVASGNSKSVIRHILIVDRRTANP, encoded by the coding sequence ATGAATCGTCTCTTAATAATATCGTTAATCAGTGTTGTCGTAATCGGAGCCTGTAAAAATAACCCATATTCGGAGCAAAAATATAGACCTGAGCCCTATACTTTACCTCAGGTAACTGTTCACCGCTTGGATCAAAACTATTTGGGACTTCCCGACAAACCGGGGATTTATGCGGTGATACAAACTAGCCAGGGTGATTTAGTCGCCGAACTCTTCGACAAAGACGCTCCTAAAACCGTGCAAAATTTTATCGATCTTGCTCAAGGCGAAAAAGAATTTACTGCGAGAAATGGACAGAAGCAAAAAAAACCGTTTTATGACGGACTTACATTTCATCGAGTTATCGAAGGCTTTATGATTCAGGGAGGATGTCCGAACGGAGACGGAACCGGAGGCCCAGGTTATCGTTTTGAAGACGAAATCAACGCTAAATCTCTGGGTTTGGATAAGCAAAGAGTCGGGCAGGTTCCATATTATACCGGGCAATTACAAAGAGTCGTTATTCAGGAAATGGGGATCAAGAGCATGAGGGAATTCGAAGACAAGAAGGAAGAGTTCGAAAAGAACTTTGAGCAAGCCAAGAATCTCTCGGTCATGGAAGTGCTTTATCGCCTAGGTTATAGGTATAATGAAGTCGTAAATAGTCATAGATCGATTAAAGGGGCGCTTGCAATGGCAAACGCCGGGCCGAATACCAATGGTTCTCAATTTTTTATCAATCAAGTCGACACGCCGCATCTGGACGGGTTACATACGATTTTTGGTCAAATTGTTAGAGGTAGCGAGGTTGTGGATAAAATCGTCGCTTCCGGGAATTCAAAATCGGTCATTAGACATATCCTGATAGTCGATCGGAGAACCGCGAATCCATGA